The Salvelinus namaycush isolate Seneca chromosome 16, SaNama_1.0, whole genome shotgun sequence genome has a segment encoding these proteins:
- the qars1 gene encoding glutamine--tRNA ligase: MADPLTLFTSIGLSEQKAKETLKNDALCSALKDAIAQAQRVLGVAGVDKATGTLLYTMASRLRDAKRLGFLTDHIAQRKICTELQLAAALEFVKSHPQDPINQQEFESLCGVGVVITPEQIEDKVEKVIKKHKDQLLQERYRFNMGLLMGEARGGLMWADGKMIKNEVDMQVLHLLGPKTEADLEKKPKAQKAKAPDGEVKEELTMNGELKIEGRLLMDELRGVALNFHKPGENYKTEGYVVTPKTMDLLKQHLEFTGGQIRTRFPPEPNGILHIGHAKAINFNFGYAKANDGICYLRYDDTNPEKEEEKYFTAIKDMVEWLGYKPYEITHASDNFQRLYDLAVDLIRRGHAYVCHQRGEELKGHNPPPSPWRERPAEESLVLFDRMRRGLFAEGEATVRMKIVMEDGKMDPVAYRIKYTAHHRTGDAWCIYPTYDYTHCLCDSIENITHSLCTKEFQARRSSYFWLCNALDVYCPVQWEYGRLNLTYTVVSKRKIIKLVEEGTVRDWDDPRLFTLTALRRRGFPSEAINNFCAKVGVTVAQATMEPHMLESCVRDVLNDHAPRAMAVLEPLKVTITNLPEGIRNDVRVPDFPANEFMGSHVVPFTRTIFIEQSDFREVMEKGYKRLTPDQPVGLRHAGYVISVQKVIKDAQGRVVELEVFCCSSHEAAEKPKAFIHWVSEPQKCEIRLYERLFLHKNPEDPSEVPGGFLSDINPNSLQVIDSALVDISVSKAKVFDKFQFERVGYFALDPDSTADKLVFNRTVTLKEDPGKM, translated from the exons ATGGCGGATCCGTTGACACTATTCACTTCTATCGGGCTAAGTGAGCAGAAAGCGAAGGAGACTTTGAAAAATGATGCCTTATGTTCTGCCCTAAAGGATGCTATTGCACAG GCCCAGCGGGTGCTTGGGGTGGCAGGAGTGGACAAAGCGACAGGGACCCTCCTGTACACAATGGCCTCTCGTCTTCGAGACGCCAAACGCCTGGGCTTCCTCACAGATCACATCGCTCAACGCAAGATCTGTACAGAGCTGCAACTGGcag CTGCTTTGGAGTTTGTGAAGAGCCATCCCCAGGACCCTATCAACCAGCAGGAGTTTGAGTCTTTGTGTGGAGTGGGAGTGGTCATAACACCAGAGCAGATAGAAGACAAG GTGGAAAAAGTGATCAAGAAGCACAAAGACCAGCTGCTGCAGGAGAGGTACCGTTTTAACATGGGACTGCTCATGG GTGAGGCTCGTGGCGGCCTGATGTGGGCTGATGGGAAGATGATCAAAAACGAGGTGGACATGCAG GTCCTCCATCTCCTGGGCCCAAAGACAGAGGCTGACCTGGAGAAGAAACCCAAG GCTCAGAAGGCTAAGGCTCCAGATGGTGAGGTGAAGGAGGAGCTCACTATGAATG gggagtTAAAGATTGAGGGCAGATTGCTGATGGATGAGCTGAGAGGAGTGGCCTTGAATTTCCACAAACCAG GAGAGAACTATAAAACAGAGGGCTATGTGGTCACTCCTAAAACCATGGACCTGTTGAAGCAGCATCTGGAGTTCACTGGAGGACAG ATTCGCACTCGTTTCCCTCCGGAGCCCAACGGTATTCTTCACATTGGTCATGCCAAAGCCATCAACTTTAATTTTGGCTACGCTAAG GCTAACGATGGGATCTGCTACTTGAGGTATGATGACACTAACCCAGAAAAGGAAGAGGAGAAGTACTTCACTGCCATCAAAGACATGGTGGAATGGCTGG gttATAAGCCTTATGAAATCACTCACGCCTCCGACAACTTCCAGAGACTTTACGACCTGGCAGTGGACCTCATCCGTAG GGGCCATGCCTACGTGTGTCACCAGCGGGGGGAGGAGCTGAAGGGTCACAACCCGCCCCCATCACCATGGCGAGAGCGTCCTGCTGAGGAGTCATTGGTGCTGTTTGACAGGATGAGGCGGGGCCTGTTCGCTGAGGGAGAGGCCACAGTCAGGATGAAGATAGTGATGGAGGACGGCAAGATGGACCCCGTGGCCTACAGGATCAAATACACAGCCCACCATCGCACTGGGGACGCAtg GTGTATCTATCCTACCTATGACTACACCCACTGTCTGTGTGACTCCATTGAAAACATCACACACTCACTCTGCACCAAGGAGTTCCAGGCCAG GCGGTCATCGTATTTCTGGCTGTGTAATGCTCTGGACGTGTACTGCCCTGTGCAGTGGGAATATGGCCGTCTGAACCTCACCTACACCGTGGTCTCCAAGAGGAAGATCATCAAACTGGTGGAGGAAGGAACTGTCAG GGACTGGGATGACCCTCGTCTCTTCACTCTGACTGCTCTGAGGAGGAGGGGCTTCCCATCTGAGGCCATCAACAACTTCTGTGCAAAG GTGGGAGTGACTGTTGCCCAGGCAACAATGGAGCCCCACATGTTAGAGTCGTGTGTGAGGGATGTGCTGAATGACCACGCCCCCCGAGCCATGGCCGTCCTGGAGCCCCTCAAAGTCACCATCACCAACCTGCCTGAGGGCATACGG AATGATGTCCGTGTGCCTGACTTCCCAGCCAATGAGTTCATGGGCAGCCATGTTGTTCCATTTACACGCACCATCTTCATCGAGCAGAGCGACTTTAGAGAG GTGATGGAGAAGGGCTACAAGCGTCTGACCCCAGATCAGCCAGTAGGCCTGAGGCATGCTGGCTATGTCATCTCTGTACAGAAGGTCATCAAG gaCGCCCAGGGCAGGGTGGTGGAGTTGGAGGTGTTTTGCTGTAGTTCCCATGAGGCTGCAGAGAAACCTAAGGCCTTCATCCACTGGGTCAGCGAGCCCCAGAAGTGTGAAATCCGTCTCTACGAAAGACT ATTCCTTCACAAAAATCCTGAGGACCCGTCTGAGGTGCCCGGCGGCTTCCTAAGTGATATCAACCCT AACTCCCTGCAAGTGATTGACAGTGCC